The Kitasatospora albolonga nucleotide sequence CTGCAGCTCCATGGTGCGGCGCAGCGGACCGCTCATCTGCTGGAAGAGGTCCCGCAGCAGGGAGAGGTCGGCCTCGTCGGGCGGCGGGTTGCCCCGGCAGGTCGCGATGGCCGCCAGCGCGACGGTCCGCCCGTCGACCACGACGGGGAGCAGCGCGACGCCGGTCGCACGGGCTTGCCTCAGCCACCGGGCCGAGGCGGCCGAGATCCCGTCCGTGGGCGCCCCCTCCGGGGGGAAGACCAGCAGCTGCGGTTCCTGGCTGTCGATGGCCTGCCGGGCGACCGGCCCCAGCAGGAAGTCGCCCTCCAGGGGAGGCAGGGGAGGCAGTCCGGGGGCGAGACCGACCCGCTCGGGCGATGCCGTGGCCGGGACGCCCCCGACGGGTCGCGCCCCGGCCTCGACGTCGTCCCGTACACGGAAGATGGCCACGGCGTCGGCGAGTTCCGGCACGACGGCCGCCGCCGTCGTCAGGAACGCCTCGGACAGATCGCGTGCCGCGGGCACCGCGGCCATGCGGGCCAGCAGCTTCTCCCGCATGCGGGTACGCCAGTGGTCCTCGGCGTCGGCGGCGGTTCCGACCCACTCCTCTCCCCCGTTCCCGTCGGGAACGGGGGCGGCGATGATCTTGATGTGCCGGAAACGTCCGGGGGCGCCGTCGAGTCTGACCCGTACGACCGCGTCCAGGGTGGAGCGCTCCCGGGTGGCCCTCCGCCAGGCCCGCCGGAACCAGCCCCGGTCCTTCGGGTGCACCGCGTCCATCCACGAGGTGCCGCCGTCGGGATGCCACAGCTTCTCGGTGATCCCGCCGCCCACCAGCAGAGTGACGGACCCGTCGGACGACATCGCCCACACCGACTGGGGCACGGCGCCCATGAGCGCCTGGTATCTCCTGAGGAGACGTTCGTCCTCGTTCACCGCCACCTCCTCCGCCGCCGCACCGCCTCCGCCCTATGCGTCCGGCCCCGGAATCGAAGCCCAAGTCACCACCCCCATGATTCCCCATATCCGCCGAACCGCTATTTTTCGCGGCAGACCCGGACCGGGCT carries:
- a CDS encoding diguanylate cyclase, with product MNEDERLLRRYQALMGAVPQSVWAMSSDGSVTLLVGGGITEKLWHPDGGTSWMDAVHPKDRGWFRRAWRRATRERSTLDAVVRVRLDGAPGRFRHIKIIAAPVPDGNGGEEWVGTAADAEDHWRTRMREKLLARMAAVPAARDLSEAFLTTAAAVVPELADAVAIFRVRDDVEAGARPVGGVPATASPERVGLAPGLPPLPPLEGDFLLGPVARQAIDSQEPQLLVFPPEGAPTDGISAASARWLRQARATGVALLPVVVDGRTVALAAIATCRGNPPPDEADLSLLRDLFQQMSGPLRRTMELQSIRGTALALQQSFLAAPPSVDGLTVSALYHPADSAAEVGGDWYDAVRLSADALALSIGDIAGHDLDAATAMGRVNSLLRGLAYDSGPAASPAVTLSRLDRIVQALDGPSMVTVVHAVLRRLTGGGWHISLSNAGHPPPLLIPRDAPSRYVYGRTAPDPPLCVTDGFTRTNLHAALREGDTLVLYTDGLVETPDTDIEDNLRRLRERTDALVGRGLALPSLIRALLPSVQHRRDDIAVIALQARPDGRRSP